Genomic window (Ictalurus furcatus strain D&B chromosome 26, Billie_1.0, whole genome shotgun sequence):
TTATATGTAAGCACATTTGTGCTATTGGCCATgctaactgctttgtacaaaggATCAGATTTTCTGAaggtctaatctcttctattgaagcatgtgttcggATGACATGCCAatggatttgatttaaaatggatcataaagttttacacaaacttttggagtccgtgcagctcgagtgcacactgtcgtTAAAGCACAAAGGGGACGAACGtgatactaagaaactctgaaattcatggaAATATTTGAAAGTTTTCACGTAAGTTGTTGtaaataatatcatttgtaatgaaaatcgTTGTATTCGATCGGAAAAAGAATGCCAAGTAGAAGAATTCGCACTGTACGtaacaacattttaaagaacCAGTAACTTACTTTGATGTGTTTCAAAGTGAAGCTGACGGGTTCAGTGAGCTCCGTGTTGGTGGTTTTGGGAAGTGTTGCAGACACAACCATGGACAtcacagttttatttgtgtttgtaaatGTGTTGAATTTAGGTCCTAGGATGTCTGCCATATTGGTGTAGCTCATGAAGGCCACAGCAGCTGACCCTGAAATACATTAAGTTTGATGTttgttacaacccgctatcttggggatgggaagttttttttgtgtgctgtgccatattttgtgtgcaggtccgaactccctcccagagtttccagcctgccctagcctgccttgctcccgcctccccAGATAACATCACTAAATGGAGGtgatatttaaagaggaagaggagtgagaatggtgtgggatgttggagaTGGTTATGTGTGATTAGTTGTTAGGAGATTGTTTGGTTTGTGTTGCTTGCCCTTGTGACTATCaaattctgtattctgactgctgttctggttttgattcttgcctggtttttgactttgagtttggttgtccctgtttctgtttatgtgcattttattcaccattgtatatatgttcacttggttcactggcagtaggggtgtggctgccatttcttttgggagagggtctttttgtctctgtttttggcttaggtagttagggaagtatttgtattttctttgttgttttccttttagataagctagctacctaacaatagaattcttttgtttattattttgaagtTACGCCTGGTTACGCCTGGTTTGGTTCATTTgtacagttatatgtatataatcatgtgttacaatataccccaacttttttgaacaACCCTGTTTATGTTGTTATTCCTGGCCTCCCTCATTTAAAGGTCAAATTCCActgaatcccgagctggttactctgtgaggcctaacctagactgggccgtaacatGTTTAATTTACAAGAGAAAAtctatataaatacaatataattactttttttaaaaaaatccttacGGTGAAGGAGGAACTCTTGTTAGGCTTCAGAAAATTATGAATAATGCACTTATGGGATCATAAACCTGTAGCAGGATCTCTGTGTTTATATCCTGTGAGTGTGGTGTGCACTGATGTATGCTTGATTCTATCTTAAGAATATTCTGATCTGGGGATCTCAAAGATATTGAGGTAGTCTACCGTTCAAGAAGCAATGGGACTGGTGTATCAGCAGCAGTAAAATGTTTAGGATGTGCAAGAATGGAAGAATGGAAGGATCTTTCAGAGTGTAAAGGAAAGGTGAGGAGGAGTTTGGATGATGAGTGAAAAGGCTGTGAATGAAGGGCAGAGTAAAAGTGGGATGATGGGTAGAATTCTGCAGTTATCTAAAAACGAAAATGAGTGGCTTTTAAGGACCGCAGAAAAGGATCCTGGGATGCAGGGGAAGGACCGCATCAGACTGTATTAAAATAAgcgtaatgaaaaaaaaaaccagggcAATCGTAACagctttgttttctttaaatgcaTGTAACTGTGACTTCATCACTGGaagaaattgtttaaaaaaaaaaaaagaagaaaaaaaaaaaaaaaagaccataaTTTGTtccagggaagaaaaaaaaaataaataggaaaCTAGAGATATTTTTCTGATGTTATTTTtcctgacattttttaaaacaagtagGACTTTGGGATTCCTCTGCAGACAACATGTCTAATCCTTCTTGGTACTAGGGGAAGGGGTATCTCAGGTGTTAAGACATCGGCCTTCTGATCaaaaggtcgtgagttcaaatcccagcactaccagaCAGCCATTGCTGGGCCCTGGAGCAAGGCCCTTATCTCTACATTAATCGTTAGCATAGCTTTCAGAGTTTGTGCATGCTAATTCTGTCTGCAGGATTGAGAGAACGCACGGGTGTGACCTGTATGGCTGAATAATTTTAACAcctgtaaatataaaatgcattttgcTTTAGAGGTGTTTCATACTGTTAAGAGCAGCACAGagaccaggaaaaaaaacaacaacaacaaaaaaaaacgttaccCACTACCACTCACGTAAAGCTGGATTGCAGTTGATGCAGAGCTCATAaagttattattgtttatatgcCTCCACCTATAGGTGGGGAGAGGGGTAATTCACGACCTGTTCAAGGCCACATGCACGTTTTTGAGGCTAGAAGCCTAAAAGCTTGTGCTTTCAGAATCAGCAGGTAACATGATTGGCATGGCTTTGCACTAAATGGTTGGACAGAGGTGATCTACatcttcatttaattattttctacTATGTAAAGAAGCATGGGAACACAGCGATGAAGAAAGACTGAAGAAATCACTGATGGCACCTTAAAATGGGGGACTTTTATCCAGAGGCAATATTAAAGATATAAAGTTTGCTACTATACCTTcgtttttatttgaaatctcAATGAGATTGATATCCATAGTGGCACTGCTGGTGATAAGTGTAGGGGTTTTGGTCAAGCTGACACGGGGTCCGACCATGAAAACTCGAACCTCTGGGGAGAAATAAATCAGGAGTGTTTGTCTgtgttcaaaaataaataagcataaaCACAATAGCCAAGAAGATGACGTAAGAAGGATATGGTTTGTATAAAGATAGATAAATATGAGCATATAAAATGCACAATATAGGTGTAGTATTTACTAGCAGGTTCCAGACCTAAATTATGGAGAGTGATGTTTGTGGAATTGTAGTTACATGTTTTCTTCACCAGTGCAGACACAAGTTTCTCAGTGACATCCATCAAAGCATTTCCGTAAGAGTTTTGCTCGTATTTGTTCATAACACCAGCTGTTAGATTCATTATTGTGGTCAGATATCTTTCCACAGTctagcagacagacagaaagacagacagagagacagagagacagagagagattccCGTGAGTACATGACATGAAATGACCACGCTGTCCATAAAAGCATTTATGTTCACAATTAGAAAATAACAGCATCAGACTCTTCTCACCTCCTGTGGTAAGTCTTGAGCTATGTTATACTGCCTTTGGTTCAGGAAGGCCATTGCACACTGCACTGTCAAATTAAACTGGAGGAAAACACTAGTTAGTTTTGCTAGCATGCTTTTGAGAAGTGGGAACAAATTGGCGAACCAAGatgaaacccacatgaacactgttagaacatgtgaaactctacaCCGCTCAGCACCACTGCACCACCAGTTATCtctatatgcatgtatataagTTTATAGAGTTATCTTACCCTGCATGGGTCAGTCTGACTGATGAGGGCTAATGTAGTCAGGCGATTACAAGAGCACACAGTCATTGTACTATTGGTATGTGTGAGGGAACACGTGTCCCATGAGTTCGTCTCCCAGTCCATACAGGAGAGAAAGGCCTCAGGGTCTAATGGCTAGAAAGTCACAAGATAGAAAATGATAGaaattgcaataataataataacaataataataataataataataataataataataataataataataactgtgatgtgtgtgagtgtgaagtcAACTGGTATGGTGAGGTCTTTATTGGTGGTTATGGGAAGTACTGCTGACACAACGGCGGACATAATGGTGGTATTCGTTGCGCTGGTAACTGTCTTGAAGAAGCTGGGTTTAAGGATGTCTGTCACGTTGGTGTAGCTCATGAGGGCCACCGCAACTGATCTTGAAACTGAAATTAAATTGAAGAGAAaatttggtttatttaattCACATGCAATGTTACGCTATCACGTtccatgggaaaaaaaaaaactacacataGTGCATacgtataatatatatgtactgtacattcacatacatgtacatattaGAGAATTAAACCTACCTTTTACAggggaagaaaaataataactttttttctgaTATAGTTGGATTTCATTCAAATGAACTtataattacaacaaaaaaaaaaatacacttttataacttttataacTTTTGAACCTGGAAagcctcttctcttctcttttctcatgCTGAGCAACATGGATACTGCTGTTTTCTTGCCATTGCTCCAAAATGGAAATGATATATTATACATGACCAactatagtttttattttgtggtgTAAGTTTTTCctgtagattattattattattattattattattattattattattattattattattattattttggtttgAGTGTTAAGCATTCAATAAAGTAATTATGTCTGCACAAAGGATTCAGGGAGGTGGGCTCTACATCAAGAGGGTAGTAAGGTGGTAACAGTCTATTTCCATAACCAGGGGTTACCACAGAGACCACCGTGTGTCCTTTGAACATCTTTTAATCAAGTCCATCAAGCTTTGAAGTACTACAAAAAGTGCTCTGATTAGAAATGACCTGGCTCCACCtttagagaaggaaaaatgataAAGGGACAATTGGAAAGGTTACTACTGTACCGGCATTCATCTGTGGAAGCTGTGTGAGGTTGACATCTGCAGATACATAATTGAGTTTGGGGCTATAATACCCGTTGGGATTAGATCCAATCATAAACACTTGAACCTCTGGAAAGATATAAATCAATATCAGTGTTCAGTATCAGTGTTCAAAACCTATATCGATGAAGCATTTTCACATCTCCCATCTCCACCCCTGGATATTGTAGAAATGTAGGTGCAGTGTTACACAGTCTGCATACCTAAATTCTGGGCAACGATTTTggtattgttgtttgttttcatcaGGACTACGGACACGAGTTGTTTATTTACATCCAACACAGCTTTTCCAAAGGAGTTTAGATTATTTTGGTCAGGAGTGCCGTTCGTCACATTTGTTGCAAgagtcattattttgtttaaataacttTCCTGCCCAAACAGAGCCAAAGAGACACCAATGACTACATATTCAAATGTAACTCAAATCATGgcaatttatatttgtatttatattcacaGTAAAGATATAATAGCACCAAATATCCCTCACTGTCTTAGATAATTCTTTTGGTATGCAGTTCTTAACATCATCAAGGTAGTCTGTTGCACACTCTGCTGTGAGATTAGCctagaagaagaaggagaaaaaaatcagcaaacaatgaaggaatgaatgaattaatcaatcgtttattttatattattattcattttcatttattaattcgaTTAACCAAAGACTTCGTTATTTTCTCCACAGAGAGTGGATATGAAGGACTAAATCATACCTGGCAATATTCAGGCAATGTCCAGCAGtctgaaaaaaaatcctctacACAAGAATTATAATCCTGTAAACCTTCTCTAAAGATATCTAAAAAGTCAAgctttatgtatttgtttatttatttatttattttcagtcataCTGCTGGTTTTCAGAATAGACAAGACAAATCCTTTATTGAGACAAGGAACACATGAGAATCATCTGTTCATCGCTATCAACTGGAATCCTACCCCGAGTACACAGGGTGGTGTGGTGAtgaggagttactgttaccacaacAGCTGGACTTACGTACAGACTGACCTGGGCCTTTGGTGAAAGGGCCCCAAATTATTCAAAacctatgaataaatatttaggcTTTCAGTCCAGTCACTGGAATATTTTCAAAGAAATACTGTTGCTGGCTCATCCAATACTTTGCTGAAATATGTGTTTTGATCTGGTTAGTtgttcagaaactgctgatctcctgagatttcacacacaacattctctttactaagaatggtgcaaaaaaaatacaaccactAAGCGGCAGTTCTGTGCAaagaaatgacttgttgatgagagacgTTACCGACATCAAGAGTTCATGTgtgatttttatgtatttgaataaatatccTATTGGGTTAAAGATGACCCAACTTTTGAGTTGccttgtgtattattattattattattattattattattattattattattattattattagggggccaagccgAAGGACCACAGGCACACTATTGTTATTCtatgtttattcttcttcttcttcttcttcttcttcttcagtccACCCTGACATCAATTTCTGCCTGATTGGATTTTCCACCATCTTGGGTtttgtcaaaaactgttttttcacTACTCCTCCTATAAATTTTGTcaaatcatcaccaaatttggcatacATCATCCGCAGAGTAATTCtcaaaaaagttatcaaaataattttgaatattCCAAACAATTTGCCCGTAATGGGCCAATGAATCTGACAGTAAAgttgccaaacaggaagtgaggctatCCCAGTTATGTCTTTGCACACCAACACAAAACTTGATATTaatcttcaggaccatgacctgaggctatgcaacaaatttcatgccAGCAtcacctactggtcaaaagtaaaaagtaaCATGCTGAAAAAGGTTTACATCTAACTGCAGTGTTTGCTACTCTTCCTCCAAATATTGTCCAAtattcaccaaatttggctcacatcatttTGAGATCTGTCCAAATAAAAGTTATCAAAGGAATATTGATATTCAAACCTTCCTCCTGTAACACACTGGCAAATGCAGAAAACtggaagtgaggctgtatctcagcaacaacCTGGCACACTGACACAAATTTTGTGACAGTGACACCTACTGCTAAAAAGTTAAAATAACATGCTAACAATGTATCCATCTGTGCACCATTTTTTGCCtctccaaattttgtccaaatCTTCACCACATTTGGCTCATATCATCTTGATAACTTTCTAAACAAAATTTATCAGAGGAACTCTGATATTCAAAACTGTTCTCCCATAACATACTGGCAAATGTGTGAAAGtacaaatcattcttgaatccctttgccaTGTAGTAATGtagctttcctgtgattgcttatgcAACAATTGTAGCGTGTCTGTGAATGTGCGGCTCACTGGGGCTGGGTGTTTGACcccaaaaatgcagctttcattattattattattattattattattattattattatttgtttatttatttattatttttgctgcAATTTTAGGAGTGCAGCAGTATATTTACAAACCATCACAAATTTATCTAGAAGTTTAATTATTAGCTTATATGCACTCATTATCTCCACAGAATGTAGCTAGTCTAACATTACCAAGAGCTCTATATCATAACATCATGTCTAAACAGTGATTAATAGCAAATTACAGATGTTATTCATGAAAACATACAGTAACAGAGCAATGAGCTAACAAAAGCAACATTTGATATAACCTCATGTGTGAATCTTGGCTCAACAAAGATGTCCTTAAACAATTTGATTCcagattcagttcaattttttgtttatttgaaacttTTAAACATTCAAATTTTATCTTTGCATGCCCAACgccaaatatgaaatatgaatgaGATTCTGTTTCTTTAGAAGAGATACACAATAttgccaaaagtttgtgtacccttgaccatcacacccatgtgtccTTGTTGAACgtcctattccagatttattaaccctttgctgttataatttgcttcactcttctgggaagtatttccactagattttggggagtggctgtggggatttgtgttcattcagttaaaagagcattagtgaggttgaggccaggttagggctagggttaggaggctccagttccagttcaacCCAAACCcaatggtgttcagtggggttgtggTCAATGCTTTGTGCatgacactcgagttcttccaccttcttccaaccttcacacacattGTCTTCATGgtgaacaggtttgggccgCTTAATTCCTGTGAAGGGAAACTctaatgctacagcgtacaaagatGTTCCATACAGTGTTGTGGTTAGATTTTGTGATGGTcacgtgtccacatacttttggccatatatgcATGTTTTTGACTTAATCCACAGTTTGTGCTTTTAGTTTTTAGAATATAGTTTATAGTTTGGTTTACTTACGGAAAGATGAAGTAGCACACATTGTAAATGCTGTTACTAACAGAAGAGTAGCTTCTGGAGGAGAGACACATGAATGAATTGTATTAGTATCTGTTATACACATCATGCTGTTACCTTCCATTGTCCACTAAATGAGTATTTCGTATGTTAGGAAGATATATAATACATAGAATTATTCAAATGGACTAAAAGTAATTGTAAAATGAGggggcaaataaataaataaataaataaataaataaataaataaataaaatcatccaTTGGGATACTACTTGTTCTTTTAAAActaattattcattaaacaaaaaaacaaaacaaaaaaaaaccttttataaATAGCAAtgatgacaacaacaacaacagcaacaacaataatgtcCATAAAttcattctattattattattattattattattattattattactactactactacaactactactactccatctataccacttatcctactgggtcacaggaaacctggagcagtttgaaaaaaaaccaaacaattccagattgctgggactacggctgcttctaaggccaaacagacttcatataaatccataatgaactttttcacattatctgttgttacccagatgaggacgtgttcccttctgagtcgggttcctctcaaggtttcttcctcttaacatcttagggagattttccttgtcaccgtcaccactcagtggcttgctcagttgggataaattcgtacctttaatatctgtataccgtgttgatatttctgtaaagctgctttgagacaatgtctattgtaaaaagcgctatacaaataaaattgaattgaattgaattgaattattattagattttaaaTAGGTTCCCTATTTTCATCGTGTTATAATACTAAACATACTCTTAAGGGGCATAACATATAATTGAAATGAAATTGGAAATATtgatatgaaatattaattagAATATGTAAACTTCACTGCTTAAATCCAACCAAGTTTTAAAGCGTAACATACTTCACGttaagaaaaaaacccacacataaCAATTCACATAtcattacatacacatacataacaATACACAAATCAGTCATCTTTTCTATGCAAGCAGACACCAACCCATTCCTAACACCCCACACTGTTATGTCTAAAAGTAAAATACTCACTTTTTAATAGCAGAatcatttttctatttattttaggTGAAGTGTCCTGGATAGTCCATGAAAAAATTCTTGTTGACAGAGAACGTAAATATGAGTGTGATCATTCAACTGGAGCTGGATATGAAAATTCCTCTTCGTATGTGTACATATCTGCAAACCATAATCATTTGCATTTGGCAAATTATGTGTGTGCATCATTGTTAGTGTTGCACTAACACCGTTAAAGCATTTGCCTATACAGTACATTCACATCAGAGCTGTACGATatggattaaaaaaagttacatgaGATAAATCTTTAGTACGTTGTGCACATCGGATGTTGTGCTGAATTATGGTTCGCCGGCAGAATCCGACTCCGCTTCACATGTATGCACGTTACTAATGGTGATGTTCACCTCAAAATCATTAATTTCATCGAACCCTGGTTCTGAAGTATGTCCCATTTTGTTCCCATCAGGGCTGGATTTAGCCTGTCTTAATTAAGTGTGCAGTCAAAATGTCCAGTTGGGGCTCCTTCACAAATCATGCTTtctgataaaatataatatttgtatcATAGTGAATTTTTGGCCATACGACTCAAATATCAAACTCAAATTCTGTCTGGGCTACATCACCATTTTTGTGAGACCCTGAAGGGCCCTGAAGctaacatacattttttaaaactttgacTTTTAAAATATTCTAGTGATTAACACCAATTAAAGGCtctgaaataataacagcatgtttctaGGAAAAAGAAGAGATAACTGAAAGTATTTAACCCTCCTGTTATGTTATCagtcaatttgacccatttccacattggagatgtctgaaatactggttaatttctctgtctttcttttacattttttgactttcctcatttagggtcatgagtATGCAAATCTTAAAATGCATATCTTATCGCTTGTCTCagactttttcattttcttgaaTGGTTACTCATGCTGCATATGGAAAGGTGTGCATTGCAAAGCGATaactcaacaaacaaacaaaaaaaatcactttactAACTGAAGTTGTTACTATTACACTAGCAGTCgtatgtttttagtttttaataccACAGTAATATAGAATTCTGTATTCTAATAGGTCAAGGTGTGACATATTCTTACCAAACTTTGTCCCATATATTACTGAAGGGTCTCCAAGAAGTTTTGTCTAAATTCACCTTTAAGGAGGCAGTATAATTTACATATTTGTCAAACTGCTCATGACTTTTGAACCACTCAAGATCAAATCAAGATTCTTGTTGTTCTTGATTTCCTGGAACATTTCTTGCTGAGAATTCTTGATGTAATAAATTTATGATTTCTCATACAGAAAACTGGCCATTTTCAATTTGAACAAAGACTTTCACTTCTCctctgacaaattttgttgacTAAGGATGATATTTGGAAGAGAGCATCGGGAAACCAACCGgatcaaaatgtgcttttggTATGATGGATGTTCAGTCCTAAATTCCATCACCATGTGGACTTTGCAATGAGAGGGACGAAAACACTGgatcttgtttacacaaacatccccATCGTATACTGGGCGGAGCCCCGTCCCCACTTcggctactcagaccacatctctgttatgctaatcccaaCATACAGACCGCTCATCAGATGTTCCAAACcggttttgaagcaggtgaaaaacctagccagcaggagccatctctgTTCCTCAAGACTTTTATGAGGACACTGAGTGGCACATATTCAGGGCTGCAACCGACAGCGACTccaccaacttggaggaatacacgcCATCAGTGACCAGCAACGTCAACAACAAGTACATTTATGACATCTCATGAGCACATATCTCAGCTAGGGTATGATGGATTTTGACCAAACTTTGAGTAAAGTAGGTGAGTAAAGGACACTGTCCTAAGAGACTCCAGGAGGTTTTGTCTAAATCCCCTCTCGGGTGCACTGTAATTCACAAATTAGTAGAACTGCTCATACCTTTTGAACTGCTTAACATGCAATCATGATTCTTTCTCTTAGTTCCTTGGAAGGTGCAGAGAGTTTGACATGTAAGAATTCATAATCTTccatacagaatttttttttttttaatttagtccaAACACCACATAATTTGAATCACAGCTTCATGAGAtcagtaaaaaacaacaacaaaaaacagttcctcaatttttttttttttatatgtatgacGTCTATATCCTGCAAACAAATTTCATGGCTAAgttgccaaacaggaagtgaggtgaTATCTCAGCAACAGTTGGGCATTTTGCTTTCAAATTTAGTATCTTCTTTGGAAGAAGTGCTGATGGTCCCAGTGCCTTTGGTCAACCTCTGTAACTAAGGGGTGGGGACAGatagtgcttggcccccttaattactgcttgcagctatatattttctgtgttattgtttctatagtaatgactcattcacagggactttttgTTGTGGATGATGCAGGTAAAGTCATAACTTTTAGTTTTGAAACTAGTCTTCAGGTCAGAGGAATTgatggtttctcagtaacattacAAGCtgattttttgtcttattaacttcagagagagagagagagagagagagagagagagagagagagagagagaggctgtagAGGGAATGATGTCCATGactgctataacacaagtgataGGAACTAGTTTATTTcaaggatgttccacaacattaaatgtaactatgaatatgtaaatagtaaaaacatacaaaagTATAATGCGTCTTTAAGTAAATAAGAAGTAATCATTGGCTATTTGATGTTgtatatgaggaagaaaacacatggagacatgctgttataagaaaataatcaacttcagggcgGTAACGGTAActtcacatcacaccactccatcatTCAGTATTTTACTCTAATagcaacacacatacacgctgTTCATTCCTCACTTATTACctattaaattgtttttgttatttttaagtgAAGAAATATGTTTGGCTTTGTTATTTGTATTGATATGGGTGTTGAAATTTGTGTCACTTGTATTGATTTCTAAAATTCTGTTATTGTGAATTCAGTGCTGAGTCTCGTGAGTCTGCTCAACTTCTGTAGTGGTTCCAAGGGATTTAAAGCAGAAAATATCACACAGAAACTTCCTGTACTTCTGCCTGACCTGGAAGAGGATAAAGAAAGCATATTGATCAGAATAGGCTCACAAATTTCAATAGAAAGTCTGTACTTCTTGTCTATTACAAAACGCAATTCTTCAGTTCTGATAAAGTTTTCATTAAGCCTCCTAAATGCTCAAAATCCTTCAATGAAACAAATTTGTTTACTAATATTGTGTAAATCCACCGTAGAAGAGTAGGTGAAATAGTTGAAAAGTCTTTAAGTGAGACAGGTAAATGACCTCTTGGTTGAGGAGACAGTGGACGATGAAGATGAAGGTGCCCTGCTGGGAGTTGAGGAACAGGAAGACATTATATAAAGCCGCATTATCACTGGGGATATATTGGAGTATCCAGTAGCAACCAAGGATGATAAACTGGGCCAGGCTTTTAAACATCACACGCATCATGAGATCTGTGTCATTTCTGTTGCGCCTCCGTATGCTCTGATTTCTCAGCTGTTTCAAGGTGAAGATCATCAtcgtaatgatgatgatgaagagaagCACATTTGACTGCACACAACAATAAGATAAATCTGATCAATTCAGCTGCTCTGTTAGATGCAATTTATCATAAATGGTACGAGTGCTATGTAACCTCTAAGAGAGAgtttagatttttattaaaccagATTAAATTTCATTATTGCTACTAGCGCAGACCAGACACACGTATGCGGTTTAACATTTTTGGCTTGCAACAATATT
Coding sequences:
- the LOC128601683 gene encoding uncharacterized protein LOC128601683 isoform X3, whose product is MILLLKKATLLLVTAFTMCATSSFQDFFSDCWTLPEYCQANLTAECATDYLDDVKNCIPKELSKTESYLNKIMTLATNVTNGTPDQNNLNSFGKAVLDVNKQLVSVVLMKTNNNTKIVAQNLEVQVFMIGSNPNGYYSPKLNYVSADVNLTQLPQMNAVSRSVAVALMSYTNVTDILKPSFFKTVTSATNTTIMSAVVSAVLPITTNKDLTIPVDFTLTHITPLDPEAFLSCMDWETNSWDTCSLTHTNSTMTVCSCNRLTTLALISQTDPCRFNLTVQCAMAFLNQRQYNIAQDLPQETVERYLTTIMNLTAGVMNKYEQNSYGNALMDVTEKLVSALVKKTCNYNSTNITLHNLEVRVFMVGPRVSLTKTPTLITSSATMDINLIEISNKNEGSAAVAFMSYTNMADILGPKFNTFTNTNKTVMSMVVSATLPKTTNTELTEPVSFTLKHIKELAPENILTCMNWHENTWKANDCNVTETNSSHTVCSCSRLGTIMLIMQTDPCIGSLTGLCTKNFLLQIPANIPEELPEKIVKNYLSIMMNLTTRVLVSVPDQKYLMSYGDYLLNITVQLVSTLVRKRDTYSNISMSLQNFDVQVFMVVGLNVSSSEIPQFSIRNTSMDIDLVGISKNNNGSTAVAFMSYTNMTNILKPTLFKTNTNTSKTMMSTVVSALLPKTTNKSLNKPVNFTFKHISDLDPEGILSCVCWKNEAWLVEGCRIIQTNSSHTVCSCDRLATFALIMQTDPCRSDRLMNMLIAVAIIVGLVFLSLSILTFSFYSRNPVTNAALINLCINLLLFHLLSLIKTLFLAQIHALMLGKRGQKCDLYFCRSCSFHCYSKPDRLPSHHHHHRDLHC